One Salvia miltiorrhiza cultivar Shanhuang (shh) chromosome 6, IMPLAD_Smil_shh, whole genome shotgun sequence genomic window, TACAAGGACTTCTCTAGAGTAATTGACAATTTTTTAGGAGGATTCAAAACCCGACAGGTATCAACTGGAAGGCTACTCCAGGCGACGTCAAGGATCTATATTTTGAGGAGTTTCGAGTAAGCACTTTTTTGCATATATTCACTACTTGACAAcacatttaataaaaattgtatGATTGCTCAATTTGACcaatatatgttttaatagagatACTATTCATGGAATGAGAGATGAGAGGATAAAGTAGGCCGGCTTTGGGAAAATAGGGCGGGTAGCAGGTTTACTGACTTTCTGTATGAGGTCAGGGCATGTAGGAAACCCGATGATAAAAGGAGGCCGGGTTACATATGTGATGATCAATGGAAGGCATTATGCGCAAATTGGGATACTCTTGAGGCGATCCAGAAGTCTAAACGTGCAAGCAAGGCTAGATTGTCCGAGCCAGATGGACCTAGCACTGGAATAAGCAAACATCGGGGTGGCTCAAAGTCTGTTGCTGTGAGAGCTCATGAGATGGTGAGCACTTAataattaaactattatttATGTTCtattatatgtatgtatatatattatgattgatttatttttttgtttaatagtCTTTGAATGAGGGAATTCCTGTGTTAAGAAGTGCGTGTATGATTCCTTTAAGACATTACACGTGAATAAAGATGGAACGTATACCTACAAGAAGGCTGAAGAAGTTGATGTAAGTTttgttttataattaaaatcaatatttaatatacctttaattaatttttcaatatatttgaCTTTTAATTTTTACTAATTAGGCGAGAGTGAAGGCGAATGCTGAGCAGCAAAGAGAGAATGTTGATTTGAGTCAGATATATGTGGATGAGGTGATGGGAGGCCGCCTCGATAAGAAGAAGAGGATGTTCGGCACAGGTACTATTGCACGGAGTCTTGTGGGCGGTACATCACAGACATTCCATTCACAGTAGGTTGAGGCTCGAATTGAAGAGCTGCAGCAGCAGCTTCAGGAGGAGCGCGAGCATACACTCCAGCAGCTTCAGATGGAGCGCGAGCAGAGAGTCCGATTGGAGGAGTCACTTCGGGTGACTAATGAGATGCTCCAGCAGTTCTTGAGGTCCCAGCAGTCAAGGAGTAGTGGCTCGGGAGGTTCTCCCGAGCCACTACTCCTCGATTGCTGGGACCTCAAGAACTGCTGGAGTGTATGCTCGCGCTCCTCCTGAAGCTGCTGCTGTCTATGCTCGCGTTCCTCCTGAAGCTGTTGCTGCAACTCTTCAATTCGAGCCTCAACCTGCTGTGATTGAAAAGTCTATGATGTACCGCCCACAAGACTCCGTGCAAAGATAAATGTGCCGAACATCCTCTTCTTCTTATCGAAGCGGCCTCCCATCACCTCATCCACATATATCTGACTCAAATCAGCATTCTCTCATTGCTGTTCAGCAATCGCCTTCACTCTCGCCTAATTAGTAAAAATtaaaagtcaaatatattaaaaaattaattaaaggtaTATTAAATgttgattttaattataaaaaaaacttaCATCAAATTCTTCAGCCTTCTTATAGGTATACGTTCCATCTTTATTCACGTGTAATGTCTTAAAAGAATCATACACGCACTTCTTACAGGAATTTCCTCCTTCAAAGACtattaaacaaaaatataaatcaatcataatatatatacatacatataatgGAACATaaataatagtttaattatTAAGTGCTCACCATTTCATGAGCTCTCACAACAACAAACTTCGAGCCACCCCGATGTTTGCTTATTCCAGTGCTAGGTCCATCTGGCTCGGACAATCTAGCCTTGCTTGCACGTTTAGACTTCTGGATCGCCTTAGG contains:
- the LOC130989716 gene encoding uncharacterized protein LOC130989716 — translated: MSTRFHRGRLGGSSSAASSRATSSHRASSRASSTLPASTSDVELEQTTSDAVSNNDGRIPLSRTLEGELALYKDFSRVIDNFLGGFKTRQVSTGRLLQATSRIYILRSFEACRKPDDKRRPGYICDDQWKALCANWDTLEAIQKSKRASKARLSEPDGPSTGISKHRGGSKSVAVRAHEMARVKANAEQQRENVDLSQIYVDEVMGGRLDKKKRMFGTGTIARSLVGGTSQTFHSQ